A region from the Eretmochelys imbricata isolate rEreImb1 chromosome 16, rEreImb1.hap1, whole genome shotgun sequence genome encodes:
- the PTGDS gene encoding prostaglandin-H2 D-isomerase, with product MQTTLLSLLGLALFGALHGQEEVTVQPDFQQEKFTGKWYSIGLASNSRWFKEKKQVLKMCTTVITPAADGNLNVTSTYPKSDRCEKRTSLFIKTDQPGRFSYTSPRWGSQLDIRVVETNYDEYALLYTKKFKGTDTFTMVTLYGRTTELNPELQEKFTQFSLAQGLPEDTILLLPKTDKCMTDAA from the exons ATGCAGACCACGCTGCTCAGCCTCCTGGGGCTGGCCCTGTTTGGTGCTCTCCATGGGCAGGAGGAAGTCACCGTGCAACCCGACTTTCAGCAGGAGAAG TTCACAGGGAAGTGGTATAGCATTGGCCTGGCCTCCAACTCCAGGTGGTTCAAGGAGAAGAAGCAGGTGCTGAAGATGTGCACCACGGTCATCACGCCCGCAGCAGATGGGAACCTGAATGTCACCTCCACCTACCCCAA GTCTGATCGGTGCGAAAAGAGGACCAGCCTTTTCATCAAGACGGACCAGCCAGGCCGATTCAGCTACACCAGCCCAC GCTGGGGCAGCCAGCTCGACATCCGTGTGGTGGAGACCAACTACGATGAGTACGCCCTGCTGTACACCAAGAAGTTCAAGGGCACCGACACCTTCACCATGGTGACTCTGTACG GCAGAACTACGGAGCTGAACCCTGAACTACAGGAGAAGTTCACCCAGTTCTCCTTGGCGCAGGGGCTCCCAGAGGACACTATTCTCCTCCTGCCAAAAACCG